The DNA sequence TGTTCGTCACCCGGGCGTTCGACGTTAACCCGATCAAACAGTATCTTGTCCATCTCCTATGAATACAGTGTCGCAAATAGAGAGCAACCTGCAAAAATTTTATCAGACTCACGCGGCGCTGGTGAGTTCTCCTTTCATCACCCGGGAGGGGCGGGTGAACTGCGATCTGCTGGAATCCGTCGGCCGGATGATCGGGCTGCGCTGGGATCTGCGACCCTTTCTCGACTTGGGATGCGGAACCGGCCTGCTCTCGACCTTTGCCGGAAGAAAACCGGGATTGTATATCGGCTTGGATCTAAACCGGCACGACCTGTTTCATGCTCTGCAGGGCGGCTCTATTCATTTTCTTCAAGGCAGTTCCCTGTCTTTGCCATTGCGCGACGGGAGCATCAGCTTGTTGACCTGCGTGGATAGTTTTGAACATTATCCAGACCACCGTGCGGCGGCAGGGGAGATGCATCGGGTGCTGCGTGCGGACGGTCAGATTTTTCTTTCTGTTCCGACCTATTCAAATGTCGCGGGATGGATGAAAAAAAGAATGGAAGCCAGCGGCAAGTACGCACCCAACACTTGGGCGCCGTTCGATTATTGGAAACCGGAGGAATACGAGTATTTGATCACTCCGGACCATATTCGCTCTGTGTTCAGCGCGGCTGGTTTTACACGGTTCTCGTTTGCCGGCCTTGCTTCAGAGCTGGTTTATGGCCTGGTGCCGTGGTTATGGCACCCCAAGTGTCCCTCGTTTCTCGAGCAGGTAGCCGTTCGGGTGTTCCGTCTATTCGCCAAACCGGTGACCAGGCTCTTTCCTCACTGGAGCCTGCACACAGTGTGGCGGATTGAAAAATAGCCTCGGACTCGTCTATGTCCTGGCTGCCTTTTCGTTCATCTTCGTGTTTTCGGTTCTGCTTGTTACTCCTGCCTGCTTTTGTCCTGGAACACATAACTTTTTAAAAACGCTCCAAATGCACGTTTACGTTCGCACGATTGCTTCCAAAGGGCCTCCAGCCCGGGCCGATTGAATCCGCTGCGCCGCCAGCGGCCAAACCCCTCTGCGGCAAGGGCAACAAGACCGATGAACGCAAACAGATCAGCAAGGTTGGCGCTGGGGCTGTGACCGATTTGGATAAAATCTGTGGTATAGGGGGTAAAGAGTCCATCCAGCAGATTGCCCAGTATGCCCCCGGAGAGTCCGAGTAGTGCGATCCTTGACCAGCAGCCGGCGAATCCCTGTTCGCGATAAAAAGAGAACAGGGGAAAGGCCAGCAACAGCAGAAGGATTCGTAGGAAGAAAAACGAAACAGCCGCCCACTGCGGCAGGTCCGGAACAAACCAGGAAAAGCCGCGATAATTGGGGATAAAGGTGATGAAGAGTAGGTCGTCGACGATGGGTATGCGGCAGTCCGGCAGCTGCGTAGAGCGGACGAACGCCTTGGTCAACTGGTCCACGAGCGCCAGACAAAAGGTCGGGAGGAGCCAG is a window from the bacterium genome containing:
- a CDS encoding class I SAM-dependent methyltransferase, translated to MSQIESNLQKFYQTHAALVSSPFITREGRVNCDLLESVGRMIGLRWDLRPFLDLGCGTGLLSTFAGRKPGLYIGLDLNRHDLFHALQGGSIHFLQGSSLSLPLRDGSISLLTCVDSFEHYPDHRAAAGEMHRVLRADGQIFLSVPTYSNVAGWMKKRMEASGKYAPNTWAPFDYWKPEEYEYLITPDHIRSVFSAAGFTRFSFAGLASELVYGLVPWLWHPKCPSFLEQVAVRVFRLFAKPVTRLFPHWSLHTVWRIEK